A part of Streptomyces sp. NBC_01497 genomic DNA contains:
- a CDS encoding glycosyltransferase family 2 protein: MNASVPGVTVVIPCHNDGVFVGGAVDSALAQSHPDVTEIVVIDDASDDPATRDVLASLDAERVRVLRVPHGHVAAARNHGIRQARTPYVMVLDSDDRMEPDYLKETVSLLEADPSLAVAGSWLRTWGAGEWVVKPSGGGLTEFLPRNNCPGSSLLRRSCWQECGGYSEELRGDYEDWDYYLKVTSRGWRIAVVPAPLMRYHLAQGSLNTQGFARRPELVAEIVRRHLDTYRAHIVEAMAGKERILMQRVEELRDHLVATPDAPLPQVTFGDGGLAFAAAVQALREGAVRP; this comes from the coding sequence GTGAACGCGTCGGTCCCCGGCGTCACGGTCGTCATCCCCTGCCACAACGACGGGGTCTTCGTCGGTGGGGCCGTCGACAGTGCCCTGGCACAGAGCCACCCCGATGTCACCGAGATCGTGGTGATCGACGACGCCTCCGACGACCCCGCCACACGGGACGTGCTCGCCTCCCTGGACGCGGAACGCGTCCGCGTCCTGCGCGTGCCCCACGGCCACGTGGCCGCGGCCCGCAACCACGGCATCCGACAGGCTCGCACCCCGTACGTCATGGTCCTCGACAGCGACGACAGGATGGAACCGGACTACCTCAAGGAGACCGTCTCACTGCTGGAGGCGGACCCGTCGCTGGCCGTCGCGGGGAGCTGGCTGCGGACGTGGGGCGCGGGCGAGTGGGTGGTCAAGCCGTCCGGGGGCGGCCTGACCGAGTTCCTGCCCCGTAACAACTGCCCGGGGTCCTCGCTGCTGCGCAGGTCGTGCTGGCAGGAGTGCGGCGGATACAGCGAGGAACTGCGAGGGGACTACGAGGACTGGGACTACTACCTGAAGGTGACCTCCCGGGGATGGCGGATCGCCGTCGTACCGGCTCCCCTGATGCGCTACCACCTCGCCCAGGGTTCCCTGAACACCCAGGGGTTCGCCCGCCGCCCCGAACTCGTCGCGGAAATCGTCCGCAGACACCTCGACACCTACCGCGCACACATCGTCGAGGCCATGGCCGGCAAGGAACGCATCCTGATGCAGCGAGTGGAAGAGCTGCGGGACCATCTGGTCGCCACTCCGGACGCGCCGTTGCCACAAGTGACGTTCGGGGACGGTGGTCTCGCCTTCGCCGCAGCGGTGCAGGCGCTGCGTGAGGGCGCCGTCCGGCCCTGA
- a CDS encoding dimethylarginine dimethylaminohydrolase family protein, translating into MTEPLLPAPTPAADAGSTNQAPDDGSSAPATYHGPGFRPRVRRHRDEVAEGRLWAPRTVDSEYGRLREVALGIPVRGQRPPAVPDAVQHLRTVDYARMADELACLAGTYEALGVRVHELPQPAGLALGSAEAGTRPPGAGPAPARADTQARPAVVAADDRSTHNRMFARDTFVMTPEGAVLARMGSEVRAGESRLVARLLASLDIPVIRTIHGSGTLEGADVLWAGPDVALVGVGNRTNEEGARQLTETLATFGARTVPVRMPRGVQHLLGLVQFLDHDLAVIRHELADTAMAELLRRLGHTLLPLAEHPDITDGFGMNVVCVAPRTVVMPTGAAHVRKVFDAAGVDVAAEVAIGELLAAAGGIGCATGILSRDRATLPHPDPSPAD; encoded by the coding sequence ATGACCGAGCCCTTACTGCCCGCGCCGACGCCCGCCGCCGACGCAGGCTCCACGAACCAGGCACCGGACGACGGGAGTTCAGCGCCCGCGACCTACCATGGCCCCGGCTTTCGCCCCCGGGTCCGGCGTCACCGGGACGAGGTCGCCGAAGGACGTCTCTGGGCGCCGCGCACCGTGGACTCCGAATACGGGCGCCTTCGCGAGGTCGCACTCGGCATTCCCGTGCGAGGACAGCGTCCGCCCGCCGTCCCCGATGCGGTGCAGCATCTCAGGACCGTCGACTACGCGCGCATGGCCGACGAACTCGCCTGCCTTGCGGGGACGTACGAGGCTCTGGGCGTGCGGGTCCACGAACTGCCCCAGCCCGCCGGACTCGCCCTGGGATCCGCGGAGGCTGGGACGCGGCCCCCGGGGGCCGGGCCGGCACCGGCGCGGGCGGACACGCAGGCTCGGCCGGCAGTGGTCGCCGCGGATGATCGGAGCACCCACAACCGGATGTTCGCCCGCGACACCTTCGTCATGACCCCCGAGGGAGCCGTTCTGGCCCGCATGGGCAGCGAGGTACGGGCGGGTGAGTCCCGCCTGGTCGCACGGCTCCTCGCGTCCCTCGACATTCCCGTGATCCGCACGATTCACGGGAGCGGCACCCTCGAAGGCGCCGACGTGCTGTGGGCCGGCCCGGACGTGGCGCTGGTGGGCGTCGGCAACCGCACGAACGAGGAGGGCGCCAGGCAGCTCACCGAGACGCTGGCGACCTTCGGTGCGCGAACCGTTCCCGTCAGAATGCCTCGCGGTGTGCAGCACCTGCTCGGACTCGTGCAGTTCCTCGACCACGATCTCGCGGTGATCCGGCACGAGTTGGCGGACACGGCCATGGCAGAGCTGCTGCGCCGACTCGGACACACCCTGCTTCCGCTGGCCGAGCACCCCGATATCACCGACGGATTCGGCATGAACGTCGTGTGCGTGGCGCCGCGCACCGTGGTGATGCCGACCGGTGCCGCCCACGTGCGGAAGGTGTTCGACGCGGCCGGTGTCGATGTGGCGGCCGAGGTCGCCATCGGCGAACTCCTCGCCGCGGCCGGCGGGATCGGCTGCGCCACCGGCATCCTCTCCCGGGACCGCGCGACGCTCCCGCACCCCGATCCTTCCCCGGCCGACTGA
- a CDS encoding sulfurtransferase, which yields MRKGSPVVVYDDEGGRAAGRAWWVLRWAGIDGVRLLDGGLAAWRRIGGPLTTDVPDPAHGDAVVEPGRLPVLDAADAARLARQGLLLDARTAAQYRGDPGAGDDSPAGHIPGAINAPTAGNLDADGDFADGETLRARFHALGADDTRSVGVYCGGGVAAAHEIAALAAIGINAALYPGSWSAWVTDSTRPVAVGPEPG from the coding sequence GTGCGGAAGGGCTCTCCCGTCGTGGTCTACGACGACGAGGGCGGCCGGGCCGCGGGACGGGCGTGGTGGGTCCTGCGCTGGGCCGGGATCGACGGTGTCCGGCTCCTGGACGGGGGGCTCGCCGCCTGGCGCAGGATCGGAGGACCTCTGACCACGGACGTACCGGATCCCGCACACGGGGACGCGGTCGTCGAGCCGGGCCGCCTCCCCGTCCTGGACGCGGCGGACGCGGCCCGACTGGCCCGTCAGGGGCTGCTCCTGGACGCGCGTACCGCGGCCCAGTACAGGGGGGATCCCGGGGCGGGGGACGACTCGCCCGCCGGCCACATCCCCGGGGCGATCAACGCTCCCACCGCCGGGAACCTCGACGCCGACGGCGACTTCGCCGATGGGGAGACGCTGCGTGCGCGCTTTCACGCGCTGGGCGCGGACGATACCCGAAGCGTCGGCGTGTACTGCGGTGGGGGCGTTGCCGCCGCGCACGAGATCGCCGCCCTTGCCGCCATCGGTATCAACGCGGCGCTCTATCCCGGCTCTTGGTCGGCCTGGGTCACCGATTCCACCCGCCCTGTCGCCGTGGGTCCAGAACCGGGCTGA
- a CDS encoding alpha-galactosidase, with protein sequence MQDSLRITVTLASGALAVFDALPPDATGIRVDPGTGVELRTSGTRPLAVTVRPPSVDDPIRSVAHDLFAPMANLRNVVLPDSGRWFMNGLQPISAWRFHRTADSAAHDVLTPLYVFTRPDGATDVALGLVGELYETRCEVIEPASNRALNVHVGMLGVRFSRGTQDHPIPAHVVAADGSVTDHLYVDRPGREEHVPWSQALRRFSRAQRAVHDLRDAAPADAWEPVWCSWVDWGSEHLSEDLVRENAARGVDLGIRHFIIDDGWFGPGLDSSYDTPLNIGDWEPDPKKFPDLPGLVREIRELGGKTLIWCAPHAVGPAARCLPEREHLLMRDPQGAPARSETQFHSLCFRSPEARDVMVRVCVDLLTTYDFDGAKYDLFNWLPPEGCQSTRHEHDTTSMLHGLELTLAAVDAATRRARPGAVVELKQNYGTPFLTRHGSMTRAGDAPYAPETNFLRTLHVQGYCAAALNDYQTFTDRDSAQDVAVAVLTMMAVGIPAYGADLPSLSADRAHVLRHYHRWYAERLPRMRRHRQPLEASHRLVAVAAWEPADGDVDRKDIVFAVHDPAPVPWSGRPTTVLNATHADRLVLTGAATGDHRAHTTDALGHDLGEILLPADRDCWSVPAPPGGRVDIVPATASGRSR encoded by the coding sequence ATGCAGGACTCCCTCCGGATCACCGTCACACTGGCGTCCGGCGCGCTCGCCGTCTTCGACGCTCTGCCGCCCGACGCCACCGGCATCCGTGTCGACCCCGGCACCGGAGTCGAACTGCGCACGTCCGGGACCCGGCCCCTGGCCGTCACCGTTCGTCCGCCGTCCGTCGACGACCCGATCCGTTCAGTGGCCCACGACCTGTTCGCCCCCATGGCCAACCTGCGCAACGTCGTCCTCCCGGACAGTGGCCGCTGGTTCATGAACGGCCTGCAGCCGATCAGCGCCTGGCGCTTCCACCGCACCGCCGACAGTGCGGCGCACGACGTGCTGACACCCCTGTACGTGTTCACCCGTCCCGACGGCGCGACGGATGTGGCCCTCGGGCTGGTGGGCGAGCTGTACGAGACCCGGTGCGAGGTCATCGAGCCGGCGTCCAACCGGGCGCTCAACGTCCATGTGGGCATGCTGGGCGTCCGGTTCAGCCGGGGCACGCAGGACCACCCCATCCCCGCGCACGTCGTCGCGGCGGACGGTTCCGTCACCGACCACCTCTATGTGGACCGCCCCGGCCGCGAGGAACACGTGCCCTGGTCCCAGGCGCTGCGCCGGTTCAGCCGGGCGCAGCGCGCGGTCCACGACCTGCGCGACGCCGCTCCCGCCGACGCGTGGGAGCCGGTGTGGTGCTCCTGGGTGGACTGGGGGAGTGAGCATCTGAGCGAGGACCTCGTGCGGGAGAACGCCGCACGTGGCGTGGACCTCGGAATCCGGCACTTCATCATCGACGACGGCTGGTTCGGCCCCGGCCTCGACTCGTCCTACGACACGCCGCTGAACATCGGTGACTGGGAACCCGACCCGAAGAAGTTCCCCGACCTGCCCGGCCTCGTGCGGGAGATCAGGGAGCTGGGCGGCAAGACGCTCATCTGGTGCGCGCCGCACGCCGTGGGACCCGCTGCGCGCTGTCTGCCCGAGCGGGAACACCTCCTGATGCGTGACCCGCAGGGCGCCCCCGCCCGCAGCGAGACCCAGTTCCACTCCCTGTGCTTCCGCTCCCCGGAAGCACGGGACGTCATGGTCCGCGTCTGCGTGGACCTCCTCACGACGTACGACTTCGACGGGGCGAAGTACGACCTCTTCAACTGGCTCCCGCCCGAGGGCTGCCAGAGCACCCGCCACGAGCACGACACCACGTCGATGCTGCACGGACTGGAACTCACCCTCGCCGCAGTCGATGCCGCGACCCGCCGTGCCCGCCCCGGCGCCGTGGTGGAACTCAAGCAGAACTACGGCACACCGTTCCTCACCCGCCACGGGTCGATGACACGCGCGGGAGACGCCCCGTACGCTCCGGAGACCAACTTCCTGCGCACGCTCCACGTGCAGGGGTACTGCGCCGCGGCGCTCAACGACTACCAGACCTTCACCGACCGTGACTCGGCACAGGACGTCGCGGTCGCGGTGCTGACGATGATGGCGGTCGGCATCCCCGCCTACGGCGCGGACCTGCCCTCGCTCTCCGCGGACCGCGCACACGTGCTCCGCCACTACCACCGCTGGTACGCGGAACGGCTGCCGCGTATGCGCCGCCACCGGCAACCTCTCGAAGCGTCGCACCGCCTCGTGGCCGTCGCCGCGTGGGAGCCCGCCGACGGGGACGTCGACCGCAAGGACATCGTGTTCGCGGTGCACGACCCGGCACCGGTGCCCTGGAGCGGACGGCCCACCACCGTACTGAACGCGACGCACGCCGACCGCCTGGTGCTGACGGGCGCCGCCACCGGCGACCACCGCGCTCACACGACCGATGCCCTCGGGCACGACCTCGGCGAGATCCTCCTGCCCGCGGACCGGGACTGCTGGTCGGTGCCCGCGCCCCCCGGCGGCCGCGTGGACATTGTCCCCGCGACGGCGTCCGGGAGGTCCCGGTGA
- a CDS encoding aminoglycoside phosphotransferase, giving the protein MTEQQRDTIPPRPVLDAFGVRGAPVPLPGGQGRSVLVGGFVFKPAEGAGDEVEWAASLFETLAPGRGFRVPRPLRATDGRSLVDGWTAGEFLTGEPGPRGQWSGVLSAGRAFHAALRHLPRPDFLDHRTHPWAVADRVAWGERGIDVTDDLDSPYSALLELRRPVEQDAAQLIHGDLTGNVLFAADAEPAVIDFSPYWRPPVFAEAVVVADGLLWFDLPPDLPARMSDRPDWQQMVIRALIFRLVAQSESTRPSGQDQCGEAERYMRAIDVVVKKLAGPGSRG; this is encoded by the coding sequence GTGACTGAACAGCAGAGGGACACCATTCCGCCCCGTCCGGTCCTCGATGCCTTCGGTGTGCGGGGCGCCCCTGTCCCGCTGCCCGGTGGGCAAGGAAGAAGTGTTCTTGTCGGTGGGTTTGTCTTCAAGCCCGCCGAGGGAGCCGGGGACGAGGTCGAGTGGGCTGCTTCCCTGTTCGAGACACTGGCGCCAGGCAGGGGATTCCGCGTACCGCGGCCGCTCCGTGCCACGGACGGGCGGAGCCTCGTGGACGGCTGGACCGCCGGCGAGTTCCTGACGGGCGAGCCTGGTCCGCGGGGACAGTGGAGCGGTGTGCTCAGCGCCGGGCGGGCTTTTCACGCCGCCCTGCGACACCTGCCCCGGCCCGACTTCCTGGATCACCGCACCCATCCCTGGGCCGTGGCCGACCGGGTCGCGTGGGGCGAACGGGGCATCGACGTGACCGACGACCTCGACTCGCCGTATTCGGCGCTGCTGGAGCTGAGGCGGCCGGTTGAGCAGGACGCGGCCCAGCTCATTCACGGCGACCTCACCGGCAATGTGCTTTTCGCCGCGGACGCCGAGCCCGCCGTGATCGACTTTTCGCCGTACTGGCGGCCTCCGGTGTTCGCCGAGGCCGTCGTCGTGGCGGACGGCCTGCTGTGGTTCGACCTTCCGCCCGACCTGCCGGCGCGGATGAGTGATCGTCCCGACTGGCAGCAGATGGTGATCCGTGCGCTGATCTTCAGGCTCGTCGCACAGAGTGAGAGCACTCGGCCGTCGGGACAGGATCAGTGCGGTGAGGCCGAGCGGTATATGAGGGCGATCGACGTCGTGGTCAAGAAGTTGGCGGGGCCCGGGTCCCGGGGATAG
- the metE gene encoding 5-methyltetrahydropteroyltriglutamate--homocysteine S-methyltransferase: protein MTSKSAAAAARATVYGYPRQGQNRELKKAIEGYWKGRVTPDGLLATAAELRRDNWRHLAEAGVDEVPTGDFSYYDHVLDTTVMVGAIPERHRDAVTADPLGGYFAMARGTQDVAPLEMTKWFDTNYHYLVPELGPGTVFTADSAKQVTELREALSLGLAARPALVGPVTYLLLAKPAPGVPGDFDPLTLLDRLLPVYADVLADLYAAGAEWVQLDEPALVQDRTPAELNAAARAYRDLGALTDRPKMLVASYFDRLGDALPVLAKAPVEGLAVDFTGPAAANLDALAAVGGLPGKRLVAGVVNGRNIWANDLTKSLATLGTLLGLADRVDVSASCSLLHVPLDTAAERDIAPQILRWLAFARQKTAEIVTLATGLSLGTGAITAELAANRAALASRAESPVTRDPAVRARAAAVTEADAHRSQPYPQRATAQRAHLGLPLLPTTTIGSFPQTAELRGARADLRAGRIDTAGYEERIRTEIQDVISFQERTGLDVLVHGEPERNDMVQYFAEQLTGYLATRHGWVQSYGTRYVRPPILVGDISRPEPMTVRWTAHAQSLTDRPVKGMLTGPVTMLAWSFVRDDLPLGDTARQVALALRDEVDDLEAAGTSVVQVDEPALRETLPLRAADRAAYLAWATEAFRLTTGGARAETQIHTHMCYAEFGDIVQAIDDLDADVISLEAARSHMQVAHELATHGYPREAGPGVYDIHSPRVPSAEEAADLLRTGLKAIPADRLWVNPDCGLKTRGWPETRASLENIVSATRTVRNELASS, encoded by the coding sequence GTGACCAGCAAGTCCGCAGCCGCGGCAGCACGGGCCACCGTGTACGGCTACCCCCGTCAGGGACAGAACCGAGAACTGAAAAAGGCCATCGAAGGCTACTGGAAAGGCCGCGTCACCCCGGACGGCCTTCTGGCGACCGCCGCCGAACTCCGCCGTGACAACTGGCGGCACCTGGCCGAGGCCGGCGTCGACGAGGTTCCGACGGGCGACTTCTCGTACTACGACCACGTCCTTGACACCACGGTGATGGTCGGCGCGATCCCCGAGCGCCACCGGGACGCCGTCACCGCCGATCCGCTCGGCGGTTACTTCGCGATGGCACGCGGGACGCAGGACGTCGCGCCGCTGGAGATGACCAAGTGGTTCGACACCAACTACCACTATCTGGTGCCCGAGCTGGGCCCCGGCACCGTGTTCACGGCCGACTCGGCCAAGCAGGTCACCGAACTCAGGGAAGCCCTCTCGCTGGGCCTTGCCGCCCGTCCGGCCCTGGTCGGTCCTGTCACCTATCTCCTGCTCGCCAAGCCCGCCCCCGGTGTGCCCGGCGACTTCGACCCGCTCACTCTGCTCGACCGGCTGCTCCCGGTGTACGCCGACGTCCTCGCCGACCTGTACGCCGCGGGCGCCGAGTGGGTGCAGCTGGACGAGCCGGCCCTCGTCCAGGACCGCACCCCGGCCGAGCTGAATGCCGCCGCACGCGCCTACCGGGATCTCGGGGCACTCACCGACCGGCCGAAGATGCTGGTCGCCTCCTACTTCGACCGTCTCGGGGACGCGCTGCCGGTGCTGGCCAAAGCACCGGTCGAGGGACTGGCGGTGGACTTCACCGGGCCCGCGGCGGCCAACCTCGACGCCCTCGCGGCGGTCGGGGGCCTGCCCGGCAAGCGTCTGGTCGCCGGAGTGGTCAACGGTCGCAACATCTGGGCCAACGACCTGACGAAGTCCCTCGCCACCCTCGGCACGCTGCTCGGTCTCGCCGACCGGGTCGACGTGTCGGCGTCCTGCTCCCTGCTGCACGTCCCGCTGGACACGGCGGCGGAACGGGACATCGCACCGCAGATCCTGCGCTGGCTGGCATTCGCCCGGCAGAAGACCGCGGAGATCGTCACGCTCGCCACGGGCCTGTCCCTCGGCACCGGGGCGATCACCGCGGAACTCGCCGCGAACCGCGCCGCCCTCGCGTCCCGGGCCGAATCCCCCGTCACCCGGGACCCGGCCGTCCGCGCCCGCGCCGCGGCCGTGACCGAGGCCGACGCCCACCGCTCCCAGCCGTACCCCCAGCGGGCCACGGCCCAGCGCGCGCACCTCGGCCTGCCCCTCCTGCCCACGACCACGATCGGCTCGTTCCCGCAGACCGCGGAACTGCGCGGCGCCCGTGCCGACCTTCGCGCGGGGCGCATCGACACCGCCGGATACGAGGAGCGCATCAGGACCGAGATCCAGGACGTCATCTCCTTCCAGGAGAGGACGGGCCTGGACGTCCTGGTGCACGGCGAGCCCGAGCGCAACGACATGGTCCAGTACTTCGCCGAGCAACTGACCGGCTACCTCGCCACCCGGCACGGCTGGGTGCAGTCGTACGGCACCCGCTACGTCCGGCCGCCGATCCTGGTCGGTGACATCTCCCGGCCGGAGCCGATGACCGTGCGCTGGACAGCCCACGCGCAGTCCCTGACCGATCGACCGGTCAAGGGCATGCTCACGGGTCCGGTCACCATGCTCGCGTGGTCCTTCGTCCGCGACGACCTGCCTCTCGGCGACACGGCACGGCAGGTCGCCCTGGCCCTGCGCGACGAGGTGGACGACCTGGAGGCGGCCGGCACCTCCGTCGTCCAGGTGGACGAGCCCGCGCTGCGGGAGACGCTCCCGCTGCGGGCCGCGGACCGCGCCGCCTACCTGGCGTGGGCCACGGAGGCGTTCCGGCTCACGACCGGTGGGGCGCGAGCGGAAACCCAGATCCACACCCACATGTGCTACGCGGAGTTCGGCGACATCGTCCAGGCGATCGACGACCTCGACGCCGACGTCATCAGCCTGGAGGCCGCCCGCTCCCACATGCAAGTCGCGCACGAACTCGCCACGCACGGCTACCCGCGTGAAGCCGGGCCAGGGGTGTACGACATCCATTCGCCACGCGTTCCGAGCGCCGAGGAAGCCGCCGACCTGCTCCGCACCGGGCTGAAGGCCATTCCCGCCGACAGGCTCTGGGTCAACCCCGACTGCGGTCTGAAGACGCGAGGCTGGCCCGAGACCCGCGCCTCACTGGAGAACATCGTCAGCGCGACCCGCACGGTACGAAACGAGCTCGCCTCTTCCTGA
- a CDS encoding siderophore-interacting protein: MQRVTVSGADFAGFPWLGYDHWFRLFLRLPHQKRFVLPGISGSRWWEPYLATPEDVRPHCANYTVAGFRPGTAEMDIDFVVHAGPSGESDGAAAIWACAARPGDPVALLDQGIIFNCPDDASEVLLAADESGLPATAGILRSLPRDPVGRAIQEIPVEGDRRDLDAPPGVSVTWVVRGDAATVPGAAALAELRRHRSVDESGYAFVVGESTLATEGRRHVHRAGLPKGRITFSGYWKHDAARTL, encoded by the coding sequence ATGCAACGCGTGACGGTGAGCGGAGCCGACTTCGCCGGCTTCCCGTGGCTCGGCTACGACCACTGGTTCCGCCTCTTCCTGCGACTGCCGCACCAGAAGCGGTTCGTGCTACCGGGGATCTCCGGCTCACGGTGGTGGGAACCGTACCTGGCGACTCCTGAGGATGTCCGGCCGCACTGCGCCAACTACACGGTGGCGGGCTTCCGCCCCGGGACGGCGGAGATGGACATCGACTTCGTCGTGCACGCAGGCCCGTCGGGCGAGAGCGACGGCGCCGCGGCGATCTGGGCATGCGCCGCCCGCCCCGGCGACCCCGTCGCCCTGCTCGACCAAGGGATCATCTTCAACTGCCCGGATGACGCCTCCGAGGTACTCCTCGCCGCCGACGAGAGCGGTCTGCCCGCCACAGCCGGGATTCTCCGCTCCCTGCCCCGGGACCCCGTCGGCCGAGCCATCCAGGAGATCCCGGTCGAGGGGGACCGACGCGACCTCGACGCACCGCCCGGAGTGTCTGTGACCTGGGTGGTCCGCGGCGACGCCGCCACAGTGCCCGGGGCCGCCGCGCTGGCGGAACTGCGCCGGCACCGGTCGGTCGACGAGAGCGGCTACGCCTTCGTCGTGGGCGAGTCGACGCTCGCGACCGAGGGACGGCGCCACGTGCACCGTGCGGGTCTGCCGAAGGGCCGCATCACGTTCTCCGGCTACTGGAAGCACGACGCGGCCAGGACTCTCTAG
- a CDS encoding MFS transporter has product MSDPAAAATGPYTKESSAAATRLGSGFLLWLTGLAGSLLGDAVLYFALGWVASSFGGGSAGAVLTAVIVPRSVLLLFGGAIADRRGARQVMMAGDAVMILVTLTAALVSAGHHASVWLLIAIALCVGTVDAFYLPASSSMPRRLVADQAVPRALAARQVVGRVVALCGAPIGGFVVGLSGLDGALLLDAVTFTLMLVVLFFVRVPGRIEQTPEKGIFQEMGRGVRLVAQEPLLRATMALIAVSAGLLLPVTALMVPLLARQAHWDARTAGLVIGAFSASSVLVAVVALSRGTARRTGLCSALGLLIAGLGVGLLALTGSLVVCVAGSTVAGLGTGLFSTHIGPLVLRSAPEAYMSRVQSINILVQTLPLVVSNNLLGFWSDFAGARQTTLICAVVTVAAGIHGCLSPTLRSVTFD; this is encoded by the coding sequence GTGAGTGACCCGGCCGCGGCTGCCACTGGTCCGTACACGAAGGAGAGCAGCGCGGCCGCCACGCGGCTGGGCAGCGGTTTCCTGCTCTGGCTGACCGGGTTGGCCGGCAGTCTGCTCGGCGACGCCGTTCTGTACTTCGCACTCGGCTGGGTCGCGTCCTCCTTCGGGGGCGGGTCCGCGGGTGCCGTCCTGACCGCGGTGATCGTGCCGCGGTCGGTCCTGCTGCTCTTCGGTGGCGCGATCGCCGACCGCCGTGGGGCCAGGCAGGTCATGATGGCCGGTGACGCGGTGATGATCCTGGTGACGCTGACCGCGGCCCTGGTCTCCGCCGGGCATCACGCGTCCGTGTGGCTGCTGATCGCGATCGCCCTGTGCGTCGGCACCGTCGACGCCTTCTACCTGCCCGCTTCGAGTTCCATGCCCCGCCGGCTGGTGGCGGATCAGGCGGTACCCAGGGCCCTGGCCGCCCGCCAGGTCGTCGGCAGGGTCGTGGCGTTGTGCGGAGCGCCGATCGGGGGCTTCGTCGTCGGTCTCAGCGGCCTCGACGGCGCTCTCCTCCTCGACGCGGTGACCTTCACCCTGATGCTCGTCGTGCTCTTCTTCGTCCGGGTTCCCGGCCGGATCGAGCAGACCCCCGAGAAAGGCATCTTCCAGGAGATGGGCCGTGGCGTCCGACTGGTGGCCCAAGAGCCCCTGTTGCGCGCGACCATGGCGCTGATCGCCGTGTCGGCGGGTCTCCTCCTGCCGGTCACAGCCCTCATGGTGCCGCTGCTGGCCCGTCAGGCCCACTGGGACGCGAGGACCGCGGGCCTGGTGATCGGGGCCTTCAGTGCTTCCAGCGTCCTGGTCGCCGTCGTGGCACTCTCCCGCGGCACCGCTCGGAGAACGGGCCTGTGCAGCGCGCTCGGACTGCTGATCGCGGGACTGGGAGTGGGTCTTCTCGCCCTGACCGGATCGTTGGTCGTCTGCGTGGCCGGAAGCACCGTAGCGGGTCTGGGCACGGGACTGTTCAGCACCCATATCGGTCCTCTGGTACTGCGCTCCGCGCCCGAGGCGTACATGTCGCGCGTGCAGTCGATCAATATCCTGGTCCAGACCCTCCCGCTGGTCGTGAGCAACAATCTGCTCGGGTTCTGGTCGGACTTCGCCGGCGCCCGGCAGACCACACTGATCTGCGCGGTGGTGACCGTCGCCGCCGGAATCCACGGCTGCCTCAGCCCCACCCTGCGGTCCGTCACCTTCGACTGA
- a CDS encoding SigB/SigF/SigG family RNA polymerase sigma factor has product MTAGPVLTASAALSVSERVGELPWVEDPQAVAPKDARALSKVFFDRLQSVEEGTREYAYARNTLVEMNMSLVHFAARRFHRRDQMEDVIQVGMIGLIKAIDRFDLSRENEFATFAIPYIVGEIKRFFRDTSWDVHVPRRLQELRSELAKARDALHARLDRDPTVAELATHLDRPQEEILDGIIAANGYNTDSLDMPYDNGDAARGRNTSLADFTGSIDPGMELVEDLTSLAPLVAELPEREQRILRMRFGQEMTQSQIGEELGYSQMHVSRLITRAVKTLRMGLLTDR; this is encoded by the coding sequence ATGACTGCTGGCCCCGTCCTCACCGCTTCTGCCGCCCTGTCCGTCTCCGAGCGGGTGGGTGAGCTGCCGTGGGTCGAGGACCCCCAGGCGGTGGCGCCGAAGGACGCGAGGGCCCTGTCGAAGGTGTTCTTCGACCGGTTGCAGAGCGTGGAGGAGGGGACGCGTGAGTACGCGTACGCGCGCAACACCCTCGTCGAGATGAACATGTCCCTGGTCCACTTCGCTGCGCGCCGTTTCCACCGCAGGGACCAGATGGAGGACGTGATCCAGGTCGGCATGATCGGCCTGATCAAGGCCATCGACCGCTTCGACCTCTCTCGCGAGAACGAGTTCGCCACCTTCGCGATCCCCTACATCGTCGGGGAGATCAAGCGGTTCTTCCGCGACACCAGCTGGGACGTCCACGTCCCCCGCCGTCTGCAGGAACTGCGCAGCGAACTCGCCAAGGCCCGCGACGCCCTCCACGCGCGCCTGGACCGGGACCCGACCGTCGCCGAACTCGCGACGCACCTGGACCGGCCGCAGGAGGAGATCCTCGACGGGATCATCGCCGCCAACGGCTACAACACCGACTCCCTCGACATGCCCTACGACAACGGCGACGCTGCCCGTGGCCGCAACACCAGCCTCGCCGACTTCACCGGCAGCATCGACCCGGGCATGGAGCTCGTAGAGGACCTCACCTCGCTCGCGCCCCTGGTCGCCGAGCTGCCCGAGCGTGAGCAGCGGATCCTGCGGATGCGCTTCGGTCAGGAGATGACGCAGTCCCAGATCGGTGAGGAACTGGGCTACTCGCAGATGCACGTCTCACGCCTCATCACCCGCGCCGTCAAGACCCTGCGCATGGGCCTGCTCACCGATCGGTGA